A DNA window from Arachis hypogaea cultivar Tifrunner chromosome 18, arahy.Tifrunner.gnm2.J5K5, whole genome shotgun sequence contains the following coding sequences:
- the LOC140181705 gene encoding uncharacterized protein — MFLCRRQFPEVRTPALLAKLVDVVSSSGGSNRNANTIATVAGSSSRPAVASSSVPVYEPSIQPVASPSFAVDLSGNVGDVVRYGEHLPTEVQCPTPTGVGEGLFDDQDDDDVELDMIADDSGDDLGATDPRRATGGSSSGTQQYPPHFSSLDLDAMRHDENPRQTAGFGARDTEGSAGMTEFQVGQQFQDKDEALLSVKTYSIRRGVQYKVVESDYHRYVGKCSEFGNGCTWLIRLSLRQRKGIWEVKRYNGLHTCLATSISSDHRSLDYHVIATFIMPMIRADASVNIKVLLNATAAHFGFRPTYRRVWMAKQKAVAVIYGDWDESYNELPRWVLGVQLTMPGTVAVLRTCPVRVGGQLDESHAYFHRLFWTFPPCIEAFCHCKPLDGNSNILPVAFALVEGENAESWSFFLSHLRQHVTPQPGLLVISDRHNGIKAALEAPDRGWLPPAAYRAFCIRHVAANFALTFKGKDSRRLLVNAAYAKTEVEFDYWFDILRSENPAMCDWANRIEYSLWTQYCDEGRRFGHMTTNISECVNSILKGVRNLPVCSLVKATYGRLAELFVRKGREAEAQMGTGQQFSQYLVKCIEANLKTARCFTVTVYDRDNSEYTVAETTPTGSFSLGTYRVSLGSQTCDCGYFQALHFPCPHALACCAYSRLNWMPYVHQVYRLSSVFGVYQMGFTPPIPEGFWPPYGGPTVIPDPNMRRAKEGRPRSTRIRTNMDDADPNRPKRCDLCRQPGHTRRSCLQAGRPTGTAGNE, encoded by the exons atgtttctTTGTCGTAGGCAGTTTCCCGAGGTAAGGACACCAGCGCTGTTagcaaagttggttgatgtggtatctagcTCAGGTGGTTCGAACCGGAATGCCAATACTATAGCCACGGTTGCCGGCTCGAGCTCAAGACCTGCGGTTGCTTCATCCTCCGTTCCTGTGTATGAGCCATCGATACAGCCTGTTGCCTCCCCATCGTTTGCTGTTGATCTCAGCGGCAATGTCGGAGACGTGGTTCGATATGGGGAGCATCTTCCGACCGAAGTGCAGTGTCCTACACCGACTGGTGTTGGGGAGGGATTGTTTGATGATCAAGATGACGATGATGTCGAGCTTGATATGATTGCTGATGACAGTGGCGATGATCTTGGAGCGACTGATCCGAGAAGGGCTACAGGTGGAtctagttctggcacacagcagtacccaCCCCATTTTTCATCGTTGGacctggatgccatgaggcaTGACGAAAATCCTAGGCAGACGGctggatttggcgctagagatACGGAAGGGTCTGCCGGtatgacagagttccaggttgggcAACAATTTCAGGATAAGGATGAGGCGCTGttgagtgtgaagacttacagcatccgccgAGGGGTCCAGTACAAGGTCGTTGAGTCTGACTACCACAGGTATGTTggaaagtgttctgagtttgggaatgggtgcacatggttgattcggttGAGTCTCCGTCAGCGCAAGGGCATCTGGGAAGTGAAGCGGTACAACGGACTGCATACCTGTCTCGCCACCTCCATCTCCAGCGACCATAGGAGTCTGGACTACCATGTGATAGCGACATTCATTATGCCAATGattagggctgatgcatccgtcaaCATCAAGGTGCTTCTAAATGCCACGGCCGCACACTTTGGATTCAGGCCTACGTACAGGAGGgtatggatggcgaagcagaaggccgttGCAGTCATCTATGGGGactgggatgagtcgtacaacgagctcccTCGGTGGGTGTTAGGAGTTCAGTTGACGATGCCTGGCACTGTAGCAGTCCTCAGGACTTGCCCTGTTCGAGTTGGGGGACAGCTGGACGAGTCTCATGCTTATTTTCATAGGCTGTTCTGGACTTTCCCCCCTTGTATCGAGGCCTTTTGTCATTGCAAGCCCTTG gacgggaactccaacatactccctGTGGCATTTGCACTAgttgagggtgagaatgctgagtcatggtctttctttctctcccaccttcGTCAGCACGTGACACCTCAGCCGGGTCTGTTAgttatttcagataggcataacggcatcaaggcagCGCTCGAGGCTCCCGATAGGGGATGGTTACCTCCGGCCGCATACAGGGCGTTCTGCATTCGACACGTTGCAGCTAATTTCGCCCTCACCTTCAAGGGAAAAGATTCCCGGAGGCTTCTTGTGAACGCCGCATATGCGAAGACCGAAGTGGAGTTCGACTACTGGTTTGACATTCTGCGCTCTGAGAATCCGGCAATGTGTGACTGGGCGAACCGAATTGAGTATTCGTTGTGGACACAGTACTGTGATGAGGGTCGGAGATTCGGGCACATGACCACCAATATTTCTGAGTGTGTGAATTCAATCCTGAAGGGGGTAAGGAACCTCCCTGTGTGCTCGCTGGTTAAGGCCACATACGGAAGGCTGGCGGAGCTATTTGTCCgtaaggggagggaggccgaggcTCAGATGGGTaccggacaacaattcagtcaataCCTAGTAAAGTGTATCGAGGCCAACCTGAAGACagccaggtgcttcacggtgactgtTTATGACAGGGATAACTCGGAGTACACGGTGGCAGAGACGACTCCGACAGGTTCATTCTCACTTGGTACCTACAGGGTCTCACTAGGGTCTCAGACTTGTGACTGTGGATACTTCCAAgcacttcatttcccgtgtcCTCACGCATTGGCATGCTGTGCTTATTCACGTCTTAATTGGATGCCTTATGTCCACCAGGTCTATCGCCTTAGTTCCGTTTTCGGTGTCTATCAGATGGGATTTACACCTCCCATTCCGGAGGGATTCTGGCCACCTTATGGCGGGCCTACCGTTATACCGGATCCGAACATGAGGCGTGCGAAGGAGGGTCGTCCGAGGTCCACCCGCATTCGCACCAACATGGATGATGCAGATCCGAACCGGCCAAAGAGATGTGACCTCTGCAGGCAGCCAGGACACACTCGTCGGAGTTGTCTGCAAGCCGGACGACCCACTGGGACAGCTGGGAATGAATAG